The stretch of DNA AGCACCGCGGCCGGTGGTGTGCTGGTCGGTGAGGGTAAGGTAGCAGTGAGCCCCATCAAAGCGAGGAACGGTGAGGTCAGCAATTTCGGCCAGCACCCAGTAAGAATCCGCAAACCGCTCGCTCAAGGTTTGCCGCACGCGGGCCAGTAGCTCGGCCAGGGGCAGGGCAGCAGGGGGCGACGCGGAAAGCCCCGGCTCAGGGCGGCGGTTATAGAGCGGCATAGAACTGCAAGTTACGAAAGGTGAAGTGGTGAAGTGGTGAAATTGTGAGTGTAGAGGGGGAATAGGCCTGTTCCGTACTGCTCTTCTTAATGGCCGCCCCGAGCCAAATCAGCAGGCTAGGCGTGCAATGCTACCTGGCCTGGCAGCGTCTTTGCGTTCCGCAAAAGCCACTTTGGCAATGGCCACTCAACGGCGTGAGTGAGCTTTTTCACTTACCTTGGGTGTATCATCCGCACTTTCCCAACCCACACAATCTCCTTATGAAAAACCGTAATAGCCTGACTTTGGCGGTCGTAGCCGCTGCTGGTCTGGCCCTGGCAGGCTGTGCATCAAGCAAAACGGCTGCTCCCGTGGCCGCGGCCACTACCACTGCCCCCGCGGCCCCTGCTGCAGAAGCCGTAACGCCCGGCGTAGGCCTCAACGTAGCCAATGTAGACAAGTCAGTAGACCCTTGCTCCGACTTCTACCAGTATGCCAGCGGCAACTGGCTCAAGAACAACCCCATTCCGGCGGCTGAAGTACGCTGGGGCTCGTTTAATGAGCTCAGTGATAAGAACAACGCCGTAATGCGGCAGATTCTGGAACAGGCGGCTAAGAACACCTCCGCGGCCAAAGGCTCCAACGAGCAGAAAGTTGGTGACTATTATGCTTCTGCCATGGATACTATGGCCATTGAGCAGGCCGGCCTGAAGTATCTGCAGCCCGAGCTGAACCGCATTGCGGCCATTAAGGACCTGAGAGGCCTGCAAGCAGAAATTGCCCGCCAGCAGCTGTTAGGTACGGGGGCGTTTTATGGCGAGTATGTTGGGCAGGATGAGAAAAACAGCACCATGTATGCGGTGCAGATTTCGCAGGGTGGCCTCACCTTGCCCGACCGCGACTACTACCTGAAGGATGATGCCCGCTCAAAAAGCATTCGGGCGGCATATACCACCTACCTCACCAACACGTTCAAAATGCTGGGCGACTCGGAGGCTGCCGCCGCCAAGAACGCCGCTACGGTAATGCGCCTAGAAACGCGCCTCGCTAAAGCCAGCAAGAGCCGCGTTGATCTGCGCGACCCGTACGCCAACTACAACAAAATGACGGTGGCCGAGGCCAATAAGCAGTTCCCAAACCTGGGACTGCCTGCCACGCTGCAAACCCTGCAAGTTGGTTCAGCTAAGGAAATCATTGTGGGGCAGCCGGCCTTCTTTAAGGAGGAAAGCGCCATGCTGAAGCAGGAGCCCCTGTCTGACCTGAAAACCTACCTGCGCTGGCACATGGTCTCGTCGCTGACTTCGGCGCTGCCAAAGGCGTTTGGTGATGAGTCGTTCCGCTTTGCTCAGGTGCTCACGGGCGCTAAGAAGCAGCAGCCCCGCTGGAAGCGCATGAACAGCGCCACCGACCGCGCCCTGGGCGAGGCCTTTGGCCAGCTGTACGTAGACAAGGCTTTCACGCCCGACACCAAGCAGAAGGCCATGCAAATGGTAGCCAATATTCGGGAGGCCATGGGTGAGCACATCCAGAAGTCTGACTGGATGAGCGAGGCAACCAAGAAAGAAGCCCTACAGAAGCTGAATGCCTTTACCGTAAAAATCGGCTACCCCGATAAGTGGAAGGACTATTCTACCCTGAACATCTCCCGCGAGTCGTACCTGAAGAACATGCTGGCTGCGCGTCAGTGGGCTAGCATTGATAACGCTAAGCACCTTGGTAAGCCCATTGACCGCGGCGAGTGGGGCATGACGCCGCCCACGGTGAATGCCTACTACAACCCGCCAATGAACGAAATCGTGTTCCCGGCCGGTATCATGCAGCCCCCGTTCTTCGACCCCAAGGCCGATGACGCGGTAAACTACGGCGGCATGGGTGCGGTAATCGGCCACGAAATCACCCACGGTTTCGACGACCAGGGCCGGCAGTACGACTCTGAAGGCAACCTGCGCGACTGGTGGACCAAGGAGGACGCCGCCAAGTTTGAGCAGCGTGCCGACATGGTAGGGAAGCAATACTCTGCTTTCACTCCCCTCGACTCCGTGTTCGTGAATGGTAAGCTCACCATGGGCGAAAACCTCGCTGACCTGGGCGGCCTGAACATTGCCTACACGGCTCTGGAGAAGCAGCTGCAGAAGCAGTACGGTAATGGTGCCCGCCCCAAGTTTGATGGTTACACCCCCGAGCAGCGCTTCTTCCTGGCCTGGGCTCAGATCTGGCGTACTAACGCCCGCCCTGAGTACCTGCGCCAGCAGGTAATGACAGATCCGCACTCACCCGGTCAGTTCCGCACCGTTGGTCCGCTCATGAACATGCCGGAGTTCTTTGAGGCATTTGGCTGCAAGGACGACGCCAAGATGGTGCGCGCCCAAGCTGACCGTGCTAAAGTGTGGTAGGCCCCGGCCCGCTCTCACTCAATAAAAAAAGGTGGCCTACTACATATAGGCCACCTTTTTTTGTCTGCTTCGTTACGCCTAGTTCGTTACTAGCTTACCCCATGCAAATTCTATCTCGATTACTACCCATGCTGCTGGCTGGTGTTGCACTCAGCAGCGGCTGCAACTCGGCGCCTTCCTCAGAGCAATCTGCAGCTGCTCCGGCTGCCTCACCAGTGGCAACCCAACCGGCTTCAGCGGCACCCACAGATACTACCAGCATCTCGGCGCAGCTGCAAAACCCGCGCGTAGGCGACGTATATGTGGTGCAGTTTCAGCCGCGCAATACCACTGAGCAGCGGTACTAT from Hymenobacter taeanensis encodes:
- a CDS encoding M13 family metallopeptidase yields the protein MKNRNSLTLAVVAAAGLALAGCASSKTAAPVAAATTTAPAAPAAEAVTPGVGLNVANVDKSVDPCSDFYQYASGNWLKNNPIPAAEVRWGSFNELSDKNNAVMRQILEQAAKNTSAAKGSNEQKVGDYYASAMDTMAIEQAGLKYLQPELNRIAAIKDLRGLQAEIARQQLLGTGAFYGEYVGQDEKNSTMYAVQISQGGLTLPDRDYYLKDDARSKSIRAAYTTYLTNTFKMLGDSEAAAAKNAATVMRLETRLAKASKSRVDLRDPYANYNKMTVAEANKQFPNLGLPATLQTLQVGSAKEIIVGQPAFFKEESAMLKQEPLSDLKTYLRWHMVSSLTSALPKAFGDESFRFAQVLTGAKKQQPRWKRMNSATDRALGEAFGQLYVDKAFTPDTKQKAMQMVANIREAMGEHIQKSDWMSEATKKEALQKLNAFTVKIGYPDKWKDYSTLNISRESYLKNMLAARQWASIDNAKHLGKPIDRGEWGMTPPTVNAYYNPPMNEIVFPAGIMQPPFFDPKADDAVNYGGMGAVIGHEITHGFDDQGRQYDSEGNLRDWWTKEDAAKFEQRADMVGKQYSAFTPLDSVFVNGKLTMGENLADLGGLNIAYTALEKQLQKQYGNGARPKFDGYTPEQRFFLAWAQIWRTNARPEYLRQQVMTDPHSPGQFRTVGPLMNMPEFFEAFGCKDDAKMVRAQADRAKVW